In a genomic window of Saccharothrix sp. HUAS TT1:
- a CDS encoding cellulase family glycosylhydrolase, producing MRKAIATFGAALLVAAGLGLTTLPQAQAAVGLHVSGTRIVEANGQPLVMRGVNHPHVWFTGETGAFADIKALGANTVRVVLGTGKRWGPSTDVPAVIDLCKRNRMICVLEVHDTTGYGEEGAAASLDEAANYWISQKSALVGQEDYVVINIGNEPIGNTNAAQWTSATANAIKRLRANGFQHLLMVDGPNWGQDWQHVMRDTAQTVLDADTQRNTVLSIHMYAVFNTAASITDYLNRIQANGWPLVIGEFGWRFADGEVDHEAILSEAQERGLGYLAWSWSGNSDPILDMATDFDASRLTTWGQRIFNGANGIKATAKEATIFGAPTTTTTTTTTTTTTTTTTTTTPGGGLTCSATYRLVGQWQGGFQGEVEVTAGARAIKGWTVTWTFADGQAVTNAWNATVTSSGSSVTARNAGYNGSLNAGASTTFGFTGSSRTTNSAPTASCAAV from the coding sequence ATGAGGAAAGCGATCGCCACGTTCGGCGCCGCGCTGCTCGTCGCAGCCGGTTTGGGGCTGACCACCCTGCCGCAGGCTCAAGCGGCAGTCGGTCTGCACGTCAGCGGCACGCGGATCGTGGAGGCCAACGGGCAGCCGCTGGTGATGCGCGGTGTCAACCACCCGCACGTCTGGTTCACCGGTGAGACCGGCGCGTTCGCCGACATCAAGGCACTGGGCGCGAACACCGTGCGGGTGGTGCTCGGCACCGGCAAGCGGTGGGGGCCGTCCACGGACGTGCCCGCGGTGATCGACCTCTGCAAGCGCAACCGGATGATCTGCGTGCTGGAGGTGCACGACACCACCGGTTACGGCGAGGAGGGCGCGGCGGCTTCGCTGGACGAGGCGGCGAACTACTGGATCAGCCAGAAGAGCGCCCTGGTCGGCCAGGAGGACTACGTCGTCATCAACATCGGCAACGAGCCCATCGGCAACACCAACGCGGCGCAGTGGACCTCCGCGACCGCGAACGCCATCAAGAGGCTGCGCGCCAACGGTTTCCAGCACCTGCTGATGGTCGACGGCCCGAACTGGGGCCAGGACTGGCAGCACGTCATGCGCGACACCGCCCAGACCGTCCTCGACGCCGACACCCAGCGCAACACGGTCCTGTCGATCCACATGTACGCCGTGTTCAACACCGCCGCGAGCATCACCGACTACCTGAACCGCATCCAGGCCAACGGGTGGCCGCTCGTCATCGGCGAGTTCGGCTGGCGGTTCGCGGACGGCGAGGTCGACCACGAGGCGATCCTGAGCGAAGCGCAGGAACGCGGCCTCGGGTACCTGGCGTGGTCGTGGAGCGGCAACTCCGACCCGATCCTGGACATGGCGACCGACTTCGACGCGTCCCGGCTCACCACGTGGGGCCAGCGCATCTTCAACGGCGCCAACGGGATCAAGGCCACGGCCAAGGAAGCCACCATCTTCGGCGCGCCCACCACGACCACCACGACGACGACCACCACCACGACCACGACCACGACGACCACCACCACGCCCGGCGGCGGGTTGACGTGCTCCGCGACGTACCGGCTCGTCGGCCAGTGGCAGGGCGGTTTCCAGGGCGAGGTCGAGGTCACCGCGGGCGCCAGGGCGATCAAGGGCTGGACCGTCACCTGGACGTTCGCCGACGGCCAGGCCGTCACCAACGCCTGGAACGCCACCGTCACCAGCAGCGGTTCGTCGGTGACCGCGCGGAACGCGGGCTACAACGGCTCGCTGAACGCCGGCGCGAGCACCACCTTCGGCTTCACCGGGTCGTCGCGCACCACCAACAGCGCGCCGACCGCCTCCTGCGCCGCGGTCTGA
- a CDS encoding YbaB/EbfC family nucleoid-associated protein — MSDPLANVQRFVDDWERDAEQKAARYASMRQEVERISITASAAGGAVSVTIGPNGIPSAVTMTDGVSRLRPEQVAAAVMEAMRQAQARYPAELARVVGETVGDTESGRHVVAVAERNFPQVEPDPPAPPRRPRRDDGGDFSDESYLG, encoded by the coding sequence ATGAGCGATCCGCTCGCCAACGTGCAGCGCTTCGTGGACGACTGGGAGCGCGACGCGGAGCAGAAGGCGGCTCGCTACGCGTCGATGCGGCAGGAGGTCGAGCGGATCTCCATCACCGCGTCGGCCGCGGGTGGGGCGGTCAGCGTCACCATCGGGCCGAACGGCATCCCCAGCGCCGTGACCATGACCGACGGGGTGAGCCGGCTGCGACCGGAGCAGGTCGCCGCCGCCGTGATGGAGGCCATGCGCCAGGCGCAGGCCCGCTACCCGGCCGAGCTGGCGCGGGTGGTCGGCGAGACGGTCGGCGACACCGAGTCCGGGCGGCACGTCGTCGCGGTCGCCGAGCGGAACTTCCCGCAGGTCGAACCGGACCCGCCGGCCCCGCCGCGACGACCGCGCCGCGACGACGGCGGCGACTTCAGCGACGAGAGCTACCTGGGGTGA
- a CDS encoding type VII secretion target codes for MTGYEAVTGEIGALAGRVEGLADRLRTAADAARTVAMNDSAYGVVCQPFAMLLQPFEDMGVQALVKAAETVSDNAAKLRETSRAYDDQESGESARFDGIDR; via the coding sequence ATGACGGGCTACGAGGCCGTTACCGGTGAGATCGGCGCGCTGGCCGGTCGGGTCGAGGGGCTGGCGGACCGGCTGCGCACGGCGGCGGACGCGGCGCGGACGGTGGCGATGAACGACTCCGCGTACGGCGTGGTGTGCCAGCCGTTCGCGATGCTGCTCCAGCCGTTCGAGGACATGGGCGTGCAGGCGCTGGTCAAGGCGGCGGAAACGGTGTCGGACAACGCCGCGAAGCTGCGCGAGACCTCCCGCGCCTACGACGACCAGGAGTCCGGCGAGTCGGCCCGCTTCGACGGGATCGACCGGTGA